In a single window of the Hoyosella subflava DQS3-9A1 genome:
- the rbfA gene encoding 30S ribosome-binding factor RbfA, with the protein MADPPRARRLAKRIMAIVATAIEHEVKDPRLEFVTITDARVTNDLRDATVFYTVRGPRLDTEPDLEGAAIALEKVRGQLRTRVGAGTGVRFTPTLAFKLDSVPDAARHMEELLAKARAADEEVAKVRENATYAGDPDPYRSHDEDEEEGPAEVFPDDRQN; encoded by the coding sequence ATGGCTGACCCACCCCGTGCGCGCCGTCTCGCGAAGCGGATCATGGCCATCGTCGCCACCGCCATCGAGCATGAAGTGAAAGATCCGCGCCTTGAGTTTGTCACCATCACTGATGCGCGTGTGACGAACGATCTGCGTGATGCGACCGTGTTCTACACGGTGCGCGGGCCGCGGCTAGATACTGAACCGGACCTTGAAGGCGCAGCGATCGCACTCGAGAAGGTTCGCGGTCAGTTACGTACTCGAGTCGGGGCCGGTACCGGTGTGCGGTTCACACCCACCTTGGCGTTCAAGCTGGATTCTGTCCCTGACGCTGCCCGCCATATGGAGGAGTTGTTAGCCAAGGCGCGTGCCGCCGATGAGGAAGTCGCGAAAGTGCGGGAGAATGCGACCTATGCGGGCGATCCCGATCCTTATCGCAGCCATGATGAGGATGAGGAAGAGGGACCCGCGGAAGTCTTCCCTGACGATCGGCAGAACTAG
- a CDS encoding proline--tRNA ligase, whose product MITRLSRLFLRTLRDDPADAEVPSHKLLVRAGYIRRVAPGIYSWLPLGLRVLREVERVVREEMDAMGGQEISLPALLPREPYEASNRWTEYGGGLFRLKDRKKADYLLGPTHEEIFALTVKGEYSSYKDLPVILYQVQTKYRDEERPRAGILRGREFIMKDSYSFDVTDEGLAESYRKHRVAYQRIFDRLGLKYVIVAATSGAMGGSASEEFLAESEVGEDTFVRCPESGYAANVEAVTTTPPPPQPIDGLPTAKVFDTPGTPTIATLVEWANGVPEVSERLGRPVTAADTLKNILVRVRQPGGEWELLAVGVPGDREVDLKRLEAAISPAEFEILDDFSKYPFLVKGYIGPRALLANKVRFLVDPRVVAGTRWITGADEDGKHVVDLVAGRDFEADGTIEAAEVRDGDTSPDGKGTLVSARGIEIGHIFQLGRKYANAFELDVLAENGKPARVTMGSYGIGVSRLVAVIAEQMHDEKGLRWPREAAPADVHIVIANKDAAAWSGAEEIAAALDAAGVRVILDDRKASPGVKFKDAELLGVPQVVVVGRGWANGLVEIRDRITGASREVTAAEVVSELTQPS is encoded by the coding sequence GTGATCACCCGTTTGTCTCGCCTCTTCCTCCGCACGCTCCGTGACGACCCCGCCGACGCTGAGGTGCCAAGCCACAAACTGCTTGTTCGTGCGGGCTACATCCGCCGCGTGGCGCCAGGTATTTACTCGTGGCTGCCGCTAGGACTGCGCGTATTGCGTGAGGTCGAGCGTGTCGTGCGAGAAGAGATGGACGCGATGGGGGGCCAGGAGATCTCCCTGCCCGCACTGTTGCCGCGGGAACCGTACGAGGCAAGCAATCGGTGGACCGAGTACGGTGGCGGACTGTTCCGGCTGAAAGATCGTAAGAAGGCCGACTACTTGCTTGGCCCTACCCACGAGGAAATCTTCGCGCTGACAGTCAAGGGGGAGTACTCCTCTTACAAGGATCTGCCAGTCATCCTTTACCAGGTCCAAACAAAATACCGGGACGAAGAGCGCCCCAGAGCCGGCATTCTCCGTGGCCGTGAGTTCATCATGAAGGATTCGTACTCCTTTGACGTCACCGATGAAGGTCTTGCGGAGTCCTACCGGAAGCACCGCGTTGCATATCAGCGAATATTCGATCGCTTGGGGCTGAAATACGTGATCGTGGCGGCAACCTCTGGCGCGATGGGCGGCAGCGCCTCTGAAGAGTTCCTCGCTGAAAGTGAAGTTGGTGAAGACACTTTCGTGCGCTGCCCAGAATCTGGCTATGCCGCGAATGTGGAGGCCGTGACGACAACACCGCCACCCCCGCAGCCCATCGACGGTCTGCCCACAGCGAAGGTGTTCGATACACCTGGAACGCCGACAATCGCCACTCTCGTGGAGTGGGCGAACGGTGTACCGGAGGTCTCGGAGCGGCTCGGCAGGCCGGTGACCGCGGCGGATACGCTGAAGAACATCCTTGTGCGGGTGCGGCAGCCAGGCGGCGAGTGGGAGTTACTCGCGGTGGGTGTCCCGGGCGACCGTGAAGTCGATCTGAAGCGTCTTGAGGCGGCGATCTCGCCTGCCGAGTTCGAGATCCTCGATGACTTCTCCAAATACCCGTTCCTCGTCAAGGGCTATATCGGCCCACGAGCGCTGCTCGCCAACAAAGTACGCTTCTTGGTGGATCCTCGCGTTGTCGCGGGCACCCGCTGGATCACGGGCGCGGATGAAGACGGGAAGCACGTCGTCGATCTCGTTGCCGGCCGGGACTTCGAAGCAGACGGCACGATCGAGGCGGCGGAAGTGCGTGACGGTGACACCTCCCCGGACGGCAAGGGCACTCTGGTTTCCGCGCGGGGAATCGAGATCGGCCATATCTTCCAGCTCGGGCGCAAGTACGCGAATGCTTTTGAACTCGACGTACTCGCCGAGAATGGCAAGCCCGCACGGGTGACCATGGGTTCCTACGGAATCGGGGTTTCGCGGCTGGTAGCCGTAATCGCGGAGCAAATGCACGACGAGAAGGGTCTGCGGTGGCCGCGCGAAGCGGCGCCAGCAGATGTGCACATCGTGATCGCGAACAAAGATGCAGCAGCGTGGAGCGGCGCCGAGGAGATCGCTGCAGCTCTCGATGCGGCGGGCGTGCGCGTCATCCTTGATGACCGGAAAGCCTCTCCAGGGGTGAAGTTCAAGGATGCCGAGCTGCTTGGCGTTCCGCAGGTAGTCGTCGTGGGGCGAGGCTGGGCGAACGGCCTGGTCGAGATCCGCGATCGCATTACTGGTGCCAGCCGTGAGGTGACCGCTGCGGAAGTGGTTTCGGAGCTGACGCAACCGTCCTGA
- a CDS encoding ferritin-like domain-containing protein — protein sequence MHDAEEFPGLSRRAVVQVTALLLAGAVIPGCATEISEPEPDPLIAQRELALRDARAAAAQDFSDTEWAAAVADQRAAHATALDAEIRRLARPSTDTAETEDGEDVPDGSAPPVSPPELEAYLADSSRSARGAVSALTGYRAGLLSSVGANCAAYLALATELSPPAASVPDGLALAGDPGMDSLRTALEREHAAVFSYGVVAAFSLPERRAFTAAGAEEHRARRDAVSGLLARAFGEAPLAAPAYDLPLDVDSPVTAAELAVSAEQECAAAWRAVTERAESADLREFGVGALTECALRTALWRGVLGAAPVPDPFPGQLD from the coding sequence GTGCACGACGCAGAGGAGTTCCCCGGCCTGTCTCGCCGGGCTGTTGTCCAGGTCACAGCATTACTCCTGGCGGGCGCCGTCATCCCCGGTTGCGCCACCGAAATCAGCGAGCCCGAGCCAGACCCCCTCATCGCGCAGCGTGAACTTGCGCTGCGGGACGCTCGCGCTGCTGCGGCACAGGATTTTTCTGACACCGAGTGGGCCGCCGCCGTCGCTGACCAGCGTGCGGCACACGCGACTGCGCTTGACGCGGAAATCCGGCGACTTGCACGACCCAGCACCGACACCGCCGAAACCGAAGACGGCGAGGACGTACCGGATGGCAGCGCCCCGCCTGTGAGTCCTCCCGAACTTGAGGCCTACCTGGCGGACAGCTCCCGTTCGGCGCGCGGTGCAGTGTCGGCCCTTACTGGCTACCGGGCTGGGCTGCTGAGTTCAGTGGGCGCGAATTGTGCGGCATATCTCGCTCTTGCCACTGAGTTGTCTCCGCCCGCTGCCTCAGTGCCGGATGGCCTCGCCCTTGCCGGCGATCCAGGGATGGATTCGCTCCGCACGGCTCTCGAACGCGAGCATGCGGCAGTGTTCAGCTACGGGGTTGTGGCGGCATTCAGCCTTCCCGAGCGGCGCGCGTTCACTGCGGCCGGGGCCGAGGAGCACCGCGCGCGTCGCGACGCCGTGTCAGGGCTGCTTGCTCGCGCTTTCGGCGAAGCACCTTTGGCAGCCCCTGCGTATGACCTCCCCTTGGATGTGGACTCACCAGTCACAGCGGCGGAACTGGCGGTGTCCGCTGAGCAGGAGTGCGCGGCAGCCTGGCGTGCCGTGACTGAACGGGCTGAGAGTGCCGATTTGCGGGAGTTCGGTGTAGGCGCGCTCACCGAGTGCGCGCTGCGCACCGCACTGTGGCGCGGCGTGCTCGGTGCCGCGCCTGTTCCGGATCCATTCCCGGGCCAGTTGGACTAG
- the infB gene encoding translation initiation factor IF-2, with amino-acid sequence MPGKIRVHELAKELSTSGHTVTSKELLAKLKEQGEFVKSASSTVEAPVARRLREAYSTQAASSKESAAPAKTPGKPAKPGGARPAPKPSGEEAAKPGPKPGPAAAPKAAPEAPAAAAPAQPAAPRDAGTPAPSGPKPVDAAGGPKPGQPRPAAASSSPAAPEAPAASAPSAPSDAAPDAPASGAPRPVAPKPGGQRAPRVGNNPFSAPSDAPPPRPAPSAGRPAPRPPAGGARPAPGQGGPRPTPGQMPSRPSARPAPGGGRPAPGGTGRPPAGQGGPRPSPGQMPSRPSPGSMPSRPTPGQMPSRAPRPGGGAAGARPGRPGGGPGGGGGGGGRGGFRGAPAAGAGAPGGGAPGGAPGGAPGGFRGRPGGGGRGRGGAAGAFGRPGGAPRRGRKSKRQKRQEYDSMQAPSVGGVRLPRGNGETVRLARGASLADFAEKIDANPSALVQALFHLGEMVTATQSVSDEILELLGGEMNYNVQVVSPEDEDRELLESFDLSYGEDDGEEEDLEQRPPVVTVMGHVDHGKTRLLDTIRKTNVREGEAGGITQHIGAYQVESDLEGVKRLITFIDTPGHEAFTAMRARGAKATDVAILVVAADDGVMPQTVEAVNHAQAADVPIVVAVNKIDVEGANADKIRQQLTEYGLVAEEYGGETMFVEISAKQGLNIDALLEAVLLTADATLDLRANPDMPAQGVAIEAHLDRGRGPVATVLIQRGTLRVGDSIVAGDAYGRVRRMLDENGHDVNEALPSRPVQVIGFTSVPGAGDNLLVVDEDRIARQIADRRNARKRNALAAKSRKRISLEDLDSALKETHQLNLILKGDNSGTVEALEEALLGIDVGDEVELRVIDRGVGGVTETNVNLASASNAIIIGFNVRAEGKATELANREGVEIRYYSVIYQAIDEIEKALKGMLKPIYEEVELGRAEIRAIFKSSKIGLIAGCMVQSGVVRRNAKARLLRDNAVVAETMSIQTLRREKDDVTEVREGFECGLTLSYSDIKVDDVIEVYEMREKPRD; translated from the coding sequence GTGCCAGGCAAGATCCGCGTGCACGAGCTTGCGAAAGAGCTCAGCACATCAGGACATACGGTCACAAGTAAAGAACTTCTGGCCAAACTCAAAGAACAAGGCGAGTTCGTCAAGTCCGCCTCGTCAACCGTCGAAGCCCCCGTTGCCCGTCGGCTGCGTGAGGCGTACTCGACTCAGGCTGCGTCATCCAAAGAATCTGCTGCGCCCGCAAAGACGCCTGGCAAGCCGGCTAAACCCGGTGGCGCCAGGCCTGCTCCGAAGCCCAGCGGTGAGGAAGCCGCCAAACCTGGCCCCAAGCCCGGTCCTGCGGCAGCGCCGAAAGCAGCCCCTGAGGCACCTGCGGCAGCCGCACCTGCGCAGCCCGCAGCGCCACGAGATGCCGGGACACCGGCACCAAGTGGGCCGAAGCCAGTCGACGCCGCAGGTGGACCCAAGCCAGGACAGCCTCGTCCTGCCGCGGCCAGTTCATCACCCGCCGCGCCGGAGGCTCCGGCAGCCAGCGCGCCGAGTGCCCCCAGTGATGCTGCGCCAGATGCTCCCGCATCAGGTGCCCCGCGACCGGTCGCACCTAAACCGGGCGGCCAGCGCGCACCGCGCGTCGGCAACAATCCATTCAGCGCCCCCAGTGACGCGCCTCCGCCGCGCCCCGCGCCGAGCGCAGGGCGTCCCGCACCGCGGCCGCCCGCCGGTGGAGCCAGGCCCGCACCGGGGCAGGGCGGGCCACGGCCAACTCCTGGCCAGATGCCGTCACGCCCGAGCGCGCGTCCCGCTCCAGGTGGTGGGCGACCAGCTCCCGGCGGAACGGGCCGTCCTCCAGCAGGCCAGGGCGGGCCACGTCCATCTCCTGGCCAGATGCCATCACGGCCCAGTCCCGGCTCCATGCCGTCGCGTCCAACCCCAGGACAGATGCCTTCACGGGCGCCTCGTCCAGGTGGCGGGGCAGCCGGTGCCCGTCCGGGCCGCCCAGGTGGCGGTCCCGGTGGTGGCGGCGGCGGTGGCGGCCGCGGTGGATTCCGCGGCGCTCCTGCCGCGGGTGCAGGTGCTCCAGGTGGCGGCGCTCCAGGTGGTGCCCCCGGTGGCGCACCGGGCGGTTTCCGTGGTCGTCCCGGTGGGGGTGGCCGTGGCCGCGGCGGTGCCGCAGGTGCATTCGGCCGTCCAGGTGGTGCTCCGCGCCGGGGACGGAAGTCGAAGCGTCAGAAGCGCCAGGAATACGATTCAATGCAGGCGCCCAGCGTCGGCGGCGTTCGTTTGCCAAGGGGCAACGGCGAGACGGTGCGGCTAGCCCGTGGCGCGTCACTTGCTGACTTCGCTGAGAAGATCGATGCGAACCCATCAGCCTTGGTGCAAGCGCTGTTCCACCTCGGCGAGATGGTGACGGCAACACAGTCGGTGAGCGACGAGATTCTTGAGCTCCTCGGTGGCGAGATGAACTACAACGTTCAGGTCGTCAGCCCCGAGGACGAGGACCGGGAGCTCCTCGAGTCCTTCGATCTCTCCTACGGAGAGGATGACGGCGAGGAAGAGGATCTCGAGCAGCGGCCGCCTGTGGTGACCGTCATGGGTCACGTCGACCACGGTAAGACGCGACTGCTTGACACCATCCGTAAGACGAATGTGCGTGAAGGTGAAGCCGGTGGCATCACTCAGCACATCGGTGCCTACCAGGTCGAGTCTGATCTTGAAGGCGTCAAACGTCTCATTACCTTCATTGACACCCCAGGTCACGAAGCGTTCACCGCGATGCGTGCCCGTGGTGCCAAGGCGACGGATGTGGCAATCCTCGTGGTCGCGGCGGATGACGGTGTGATGCCGCAGACCGTTGAAGCGGTGAACCACGCGCAGGCCGCTGACGTGCCGATCGTGGTCGCGGTGAACAAGATCGATGTCGAGGGTGCCAACGCGGACAAGATTCGTCAGCAGTTGACCGAATACGGTCTAGTTGCCGAGGAATACGGTGGCGAAACCATGTTCGTCGAGATTTCGGCGAAGCAGGGTCTCAACATCGACGCGCTGCTCGAAGCGGTCCTCCTGACCGCAGATGCCACATTGGATCTGCGGGCCAATCCGGACATGCCCGCACAGGGTGTCGCGATCGAAGCTCACCTCGACCGTGGCCGCGGACCTGTCGCGACAGTCCTCATCCAGCGCGGCACATTGCGTGTTGGCGACTCGATCGTTGCTGGCGATGCATATGGCCGCGTGCGGCGAATGCTCGACGAGAATGGTCACGACGTCAACGAGGCGCTGCCTTCACGTCCGGTCCAGGTCATTGGCTTTACGTCCGTGCCTGGTGCGGGCGACAACCTCCTCGTTGTGGACGAGGACCGTATCGCCCGGCAGATCGCCGACCGGCGCAACGCACGCAAGCGCAACGCGCTCGCGGCGAAGAGCCGGAAGCGAATCAGCCTCGAGGATCTTGATTCAGCACTGAAGGAAACTCATCAGCTGAACCTCATCCTCAAGGGTGATAACTCCGGAACGGTGGAGGCCCTCGAAGAGGCGCTTCTGGGTATCGACGTTGGTGATGAAGTCGAACTTCGCGTGATCGATCGTGGTGTCGGTGGCGTGACCGAGACCAACGTCAACCTGGCATCGGCATCGAACGCCATCATCATCGGGTTCAACGTCCGGGCCGAGGGCAAAGCGACGGAGCTCGCGAACCGCGAAGGCGTGGAGATCCGGTACTACTCGGTGATCTACCAGGCGATCGATGAGATTGAGAAGGCTCTCAAGGGCATGCTCAAGCCGATTTACGAAGAGGTTGAGCTTGGCCGGGCGGAGATCCGTGCGATCTTCAAGTCGTCCAAGATCGGTCTCATCGCGGGCTGCATGGTCCAGTCAGGTGTCGTGCGCCGCAACGCCAAGGCGAGGCTCCTTCGGGACAACGCAGTCGTCGCTGAGACGATGTCGATCCAGACCTTGCGTCGAGAGAAAGACGATGTTACTGAGGTCCGCGAGGGCTTCGAGTGTGGTCTCACCCTCTCGTACTCGGACATCAAGGTCGACGACGTCATCGAGGTCTACGAGATGCGCGAGAAGCCGCGCGATTGA
- a CDS encoding DUF503 domain-containing protein: MYVGALEIDVLFGDIRSLKEKRSQVKPILAELKKFAVAASEVGDANRLRRASFGIAAVSGEIGHVHEVLDRCERHVAAKPELDLLSVRRRILGPED; this comes from the coding sequence ATGTACGTCGGCGCACTGGAAATTGACGTGCTCTTTGGCGATATCCGCTCGCTGAAGGAAAAACGCTCTCAGGTGAAGCCCATCCTCGCTGAGCTGAAGAAGTTCGCGGTCGCCGCGAGCGAGGTCGGTGATGCCAACCGGCTGCGCCGTGCCAGTTTCGGTATTGCAGCCGTGAGCGGCGAGATCGGCCACGTGCACGAAGTACTGGACCGGTGCGAACGCCACGTCGCGGCCAAACCCGAGCTAGATTTGTTGTCGGTCCGACGCCGTATCCTCGGACCGGAGGACTGA
- the yaaA gene encoding peroxide stress protein YaaA produces MLILLPPSETKATGGEGPPLRLDQLFLPSLTKVRETILNALVEVSASPSEAAAALKLGPKQLNEVERNSALRKAPTMAAIERYTGVLYDALDVGSMTLSQRGRAGERLAIGSALFGVVAADDPIPYYRLSAGSRLPGLTSLRSLWRPLLGDAIQREDSRLIIDLRSGGYAALGPVEAAITATVLTERPDGTRSVVSHFNKHHKGVLARALATTRSEPRTIHAVARVAVRAGLNVEIAGDRELVVLTS; encoded by the coding sequence GTGCTTATCCTGCTTCCGCCGTCTGAGACGAAGGCCACCGGTGGTGAAGGCCCACCGCTGCGCCTTGATCAGTTGTTCCTGCCCTCGCTGACCAAGGTTCGTGAAACGATTCTCAACGCTCTGGTCGAGGTTTCCGCATCGCCAAGTGAAGCGGCAGCCGCTCTGAAACTTGGGCCGAAGCAGTTGAACGAGGTCGAGCGCAATAGTGCGCTGCGAAAAGCGCCCACCATGGCCGCGATCGAGCGCTATACGGGGGTGCTGTATGACGCACTCGATGTTGGTTCGATGACTCTCTCGCAGCGCGGCCGCGCGGGCGAACGCCTCGCGATCGGGTCTGCTCTGTTCGGCGTGGTGGCAGCTGACGACCCGATTCCGTACTACCGGCTGTCGGCGGGATCCCGGCTCCCCGGTCTCACCTCGCTGAGGTCGCTGTGGCGCCCACTTCTCGGCGACGCCATCCAGCGCGAAGACTCGCGGCTCATTATCGACCTTCGTTCAGGCGGCTATGCGGCCCTTGGGCCGGTCGAAGCCGCGATCACCGCGACGGTGCTGACCGAACGACCGGACGGAACGCGTTCGGTCGTCAGTCACTTCAACAAACACCACAAGGGCGTGCTGGCCCGGGCGCTTGCAACAACGCGGTCCGAGCCACGGACAATCCACGCGGTCGCACGAGTCGCTGTACGCGCGGGCCTCAACGTGGAAATCGCTGGCGACCGCGAGCTAGTCGTTCTCACGAGTTGA
- the rimP gene encoding ribosome maturation factor RimP, which yields MPVPSREDVVGIVAPYVERRGLDLEEVRVAPAGKRSMISVVVDADSRPDIDALATLSREISEVLDAANTFGQAPYVLEVTSPGVDRPLTAPRHWRRARGRKVQMTVGGKSLRGRVGALIPELDPHSVEIVVPGKPGPQVRVVALAEIGKAVVQVEFSEPDPREIQLAQGVQGAGGAGGGHKERNK from the coding sequence ATGCCGGTGCCGTCCCGGGAAGACGTGGTCGGAATTGTGGCTCCCTATGTGGAGCGGCGCGGACTTGACCTCGAAGAGGTTCGTGTCGCTCCCGCAGGGAAACGCAGCATGATCTCGGTAGTCGTGGACGCGGATTCGAGGCCGGATATTGATGCGCTGGCGACGTTGAGCCGCGAGATTTCCGAGGTTCTCGATGCGGCTAACACCTTTGGACAGGCGCCGTACGTATTGGAAGTCACCTCGCCTGGGGTGGATCGTCCGCTGACGGCGCCACGCCACTGGCGCCGCGCCAGGGGCCGGAAAGTGCAGATGACGGTTGGCGGCAAATCGCTTCGCGGCCGTGTCGGTGCTCTCATTCCTGAGCTGGACCCGCACAGCGTGGAAATTGTCGTGCCTGGTAAGCCAGGTCCGCAGGTCCGAGTGGTGGCACTGGCGGAGATTGGGAAAGCCGTCGTGCAGGTAGAGTTCTCGGAGCCAGATCCACGGGAGATTCAACTCGCACAAGGGGTGCAGGGTGCGGGTGGAGCGGGCGGCGGACATAAGGAGCGAAACAAGTGA
- a CDS encoding O-methyltransferase produces the protein MAINNHPPGTQTDFDAVEVFLTETLVPEARNLRAVVERADDEGMPRIEVMPNHGKLLELLVQMIHARRVLEIGTLGGYSTIWLASGLQPGGTVVSLELEPRHAEVAAESIAAAGLRDRAEIRVGPALDTLTELGRSGADPFDLIFIDADKENIPAYIDAAVELARPGAVLILDNAVWHGAILNPDSADEAAIGVRRGLEAIGRHPRLTATAIQTVGSKGWDGFAIALVT, from the coding sequence ATGGCCATTAATAATCATCCGCCGGGCACGCAGACGGATTTCGATGCTGTCGAGGTGTTCCTGACCGAAACACTGGTGCCGGAGGCGCGCAACCTCCGTGCTGTCGTCGAGCGCGCTGACGACGAGGGGATGCCCCGCATCGAGGTGATGCCTAATCACGGCAAGCTCCTGGAGCTGCTCGTCCAGATGATCCACGCTCGACGGGTGCTGGAGATTGGGACCCTGGGCGGGTATAGCACGATTTGGCTGGCCAGCGGTCTCCAGCCGGGTGGCACCGTCGTATCCCTCGAACTGGAACCGCGCCACGCTGAAGTGGCGGCCGAAAGCATCGCAGCAGCCGGGCTACGCGATCGGGCCGAAATCAGAGTGGGCCCAGCGCTCGACACGCTGACAGAGCTCGGGAGGTCTGGTGCGGACCCGTTCGATCTCATCTTTATCGACGCCGACAAAGAGAACATTCCGGCCTACATCGATGCTGCTGTCGAACTTGCGCGGCCGGGAGCGGTTTTGATACTGGACAACGCGGTATGGCACGGTGCGATCCTCAATCCCGACTCTGCTGACGAAGCAGCGATTGGAGTGCGACGCGGTCTCGAAGCGATCGGACGACATCCGCGACTCACCGCAACCGCGATTCAGACGGTGGGCTCCAAGGGATGGGATGGCTTCGCGATTGCTCTCGTCACGTAG
- a CDS encoding YlxR family protein: MSIRSISETYPRPAAPVRTCVGCRRRALAADLLRVVAQQSDSSRTTVLPDPHRRMPGRGAWLHFDPECLAKAEKRRAFGRALRVSGETDVAALASIIVASGAHVSEETRGGHLS; encoded by the coding sequence GTGAGTATCCGCTCGATTTCCGAAACGTACCCGCGACCTGCAGCACCGGTCCGGACTTGCGTGGGGTGTCGGCGCCGAGCGTTAGCCGCTGATCTGCTAAGGGTCGTGGCGCAGCAGAGCGATTCATCTCGCACCACTGTTCTTCCCGATCCGCATCGGCGGATGCCAGGCCGAGGTGCATGGTTGCACTTCGACCCTGAGTGTCTGGCTAAGGCGGAAAAGCGACGAGCGTTCGGTCGAGCACTCCGAGTGTCGGGTGAGACTGACGTGGCAGCGCTCGCTAGCATCATTGTGGCGAGCGGCGCCCATGTCAGTGAGGAGACTCGCGGCGGGCATCTCAGCTAG
- the nusA gene encoding transcription termination factor NusA has translation MNIDISALRAIEDDKGIPVDTVIEAIQTALLTAYRHTAGHQPHARIDIDRKTGIVSVIACEYDEEGNLVAEWDDTPEGFGRIAATTARQVILQRLRDAENDRTYGEVATHEGEIVGGVVQRDTRANARGLVIVRIGSDISKTEGVLPSAEQVPGESYEHGVRLKCYVVGVSRTPRGTQISLSRTHPNLVRKLFALEVPEIADGSVEIVAVAREAGHRSKIAVRSHVSGLNAKGACIGPMGQRVRNVMSELAGEKIDIIDYDDDPAKFVANALSPSRVVSVSIVDLAARAARVVVPDFQLSLAIGKEGQNARLAARLTGWRIDIRSDASDSVAGESTR, from the coding sequence GTGAACATCGATATCTCAGCCCTGCGCGCGATCGAGGATGACAAGGGCATCCCCGTTGACACGGTCATTGAAGCCATCCAGACGGCGTTGCTGACGGCGTATCGGCACACGGCGGGTCACCAGCCGCACGCGCGGATCGATATCGACCGTAAGACAGGAATCGTCAGCGTTATCGCGTGTGAGTACGACGAGGAGGGGAACCTCGTTGCTGAGTGGGACGATACGCCTGAGGGTTTCGGCCGCATCGCGGCCACCACGGCCCGGCAAGTCATCTTGCAGCGTCTCCGCGACGCTGAGAATGACAGGACGTACGGAGAGGTCGCCACTCATGAAGGCGAGATCGTCGGCGGCGTTGTCCAGCGAGATACACGCGCGAACGCCCGAGGGCTCGTCATCGTGCGGATCGGCAGCGACATTAGCAAGACCGAGGGCGTACTTCCGTCCGCAGAGCAAGTTCCAGGCGAGAGTTATGAGCACGGTGTCCGCCTGAAGTGCTATGTCGTAGGCGTCTCACGCACCCCGCGCGGTACCCAGATATCGCTGTCACGAACTCATCCAAACCTCGTCCGGAAGCTGTTCGCGCTGGAAGTCCCGGAGATCGCAGACGGCTCAGTTGAGATTGTCGCGGTAGCGCGCGAGGCAGGGCATCGTTCAAAGATCGCGGTTCGCTCGCACGTGTCCGGTCTGAATGCGAAGGGTGCATGCATCGGACCGATGGGGCAGCGGGTGCGCAACGTCATGAGTGAGCTGGCCGGTGAGAAGATCGACATCATCGACTACGACGACGATCCGGCGAAGTTTGTCGCAAACGCGCTGTCGCCATCGCGTGTGGTCTCCGTTTCCATCGTCGATCTCGCCGCGCGGGCAGCCCGGGTGGTTGTGCCCGATTTCCAGCTCTCGCTCGCGATCGGCAAGGAAGGTCAGAACGCGCGCCTCGCTGCGCGCCTGACCGGGTGGCGTATTGACATTCGAAGTGACGCTAGCGACTCCGTTGCTGGCGAATCCACTAGATAG